A region from the Stutzerimonas stutzeri genome encodes:
- the infA gene encoding translation initiation factor IF-1, with product MSKEDSFEMEGTVVDTLPNTMFRVELENGHVVTAHISGKMRKNYIRILTGDKVRVELTPYDLSKGRITYRAR from the coding sequence ATGTCGAAAGAAGACAGCTTCGAAATGGAAGGTACTGTCGTCGACACCCTGCCCAACACCATGTTTCGTGTGGAGTTGGAAAATGGGCACGTCGTTACTGCGCACATCTCTGGGAAGATGCGCAAGAACTACATCCGGATCCTGACCGGTGACAAGGTTCGCGTCGAACTGACGCCTTACGACTTGAGCAAAGGTCGTATCACTTACCGCGCCCGTTAA
- the clpA gene encoding ATP-dependent Clp protease ATP-binding subunit ClpA produces the protein MLNRELEVTLNLAFKEARTKRHEFMTVEHLLLALLDNEAAATVLRACGASLDKLRHDLQEFIDSTTPLIPQHDEERETQPTLGFQRVLQRAVFHVQSSGKREVTGANVLVAIFSEQESQAVFLLKQQNVARIDVVNYIAHGISKVPGHNGNPESDSDMQDEEGGESAASGNPLDAYASNLNDLARQGRIDPLVGREHEVERVAQILARRRKNNPLLVGEAGVGKTAIAEGLAKRIVDRQVPELLADSVVYSLDLGALLAGTKYRGDFEKRFKALLNELRKRPQAVLFIDEIHTIIGAGAASGGVMDASNLLKPLLSSGEIRCIGSTTFQEFRGIFEKDRALARRFQKVDVSEPSVEDTIGILRGLKGRFEQHHGIEYSDESLRAAAELSSRYINDRHMPDKAIDVIDEAGAYQRLLPEDKRAPRIDVEQVENIIAKIARIPPKHVSTSDKELLRNLQRDLKLTVFGQDDAIDSLATAIKLSRAGLKAPDKPVGSFLFAGPTGVGKTEAARQLARALGIELVRFDMSEYMERHTVSRLIGAPPGYVGFDQGGLLTEAITKQPHCVLLLDEIEKAHPEVFNLLLQVMDHGTLTDNNGRKADFRNVILIMTTNAGAETAARASIGFTHQDHASDAMEVIKKSFTPEFRNRLDTIIQFGRLSHEVIKSIVDKFLIELQTQLEDKHVTLEVSDAARGWLAERGYDPQMGARPMARLIQDKIKRPLAEEILFGELAEHGGVVHIDIRDGEPFFEFETSAELA, from the coding sequence ATGTTGAACCGTGAGCTCGAAGTCACTTTGAATCTGGCTTTCAAGGAGGCTCGTACCAAGCGTCATGAATTCATGACGGTTGAACATCTCCTGTTAGCCTTGCTGGATAACGAAGCAGCCGCAACGGTTTTGCGGGCCTGTGGGGCCAGTCTCGATAAATTGCGCCATGATTTGCAGGAGTTCATCGACTCCACGACGCCGTTGATTCCTCAACACGATGAGGAACGCGAAACCCAGCCAACCCTGGGCTTCCAGCGCGTGCTCCAGCGTGCTGTTTTTCACGTTCAGAGCTCCGGAAAGCGCGAGGTCACTGGCGCGAACGTTCTGGTGGCCATTTTCAGCGAGCAGGAAAGCCAGGCGGTGTTCCTGCTCAAGCAACAAAATGTAGCGCGTATCGATGTGGTCAATTACATCGCTCACGGGATTTCCAAAGTGCCGGGTCATAACGGCAACCCGGAAAGCGATTCGGACATGCAGGACGAGGAGGGCGGCGAGTCGGCCGCCTCCGGCAATCCGCTCGACGCATATGCCAGCAACCTCAACGATTTGGCCCGTCAAGGACGGATCGATCCCTTGGTTGGCCGCGAGCATGAAGTCGAACGGGTCGCGCAGATTCTTGCTCGGCGCCGCAAGAACAACCCGTTGCTGGTCGGTGAGGCCGGAGTCGGTAAAACGGCGATCGCCGAGGGTCTCGCCAAGCGTATCGTAGATCGCCAGGTTCCAGAGTTGCTGGCGGATAGCGTGGTTTACTCGCTCGACCTGGGTGCGTTGCTTGCCGGGACCAAATATCGCGGCGATTTCGAGAAGCGCTTCAAGGCGCTGCTGAACGAGCTGCGCAAGCGTCCCCAGGCGGTGCTGTTCATCGACGAAATCCATACGATCATCGGGGCCGGCGCGGCCTCGGGTGGAGTGATGGACGCGTCCAATCTGCTCAAGCCGCTGCTGTCGTCGGGGGAGATTCGCTGCATCGGCTCGACCACCTTCCAGGAGTTTCGCGGCATCTTCGAAAAAGACCGAGCGCTGGCTCGACGTTTTCAGAAGGTCGACGTTTCCGAGCCCTCCGTGGAGGACACGATTGGTATCCTGCGCGGCTTGAAAGGCCGTTTCGAGCAGCATCATGGCATCGAGTACAGCGACGAGTCTCTTCGCGCCGCCGCCGAGCTGTCTTCGCGTTACATCAATGATCGGCACATGCCCGACAAGGCGATAGACGTCATTGACGAGGCGGGCGCTTACCAGCGCCTGTTGCCGGAGGATAAGCGTGCGCCGCGAATCGATGTCGAGCAGGTTGAGAACATCATCGCGAAAATCGCACGCATACCACCCAAGCATGTCAGCACGTCGGATAAGGAATTGCTGCGCAATTTGCAGCGTGATCTGAAGCTGACGGTCTTCGGTCAGGATGACGCCATCGACTCGCTCGCGACCGCTATCAAGCTGTCCCGGGCTGGGTTGAAAGCTCCTGACAAGCCTGTCGGTTCATTCCTGTTCGCCGGCCCCACCGGGGTCGGTAAGACGGAGGCTGCCCGGCAACTGGCGCGCGCACTGGGTATCGAGCTGGTTCGCTTCGATATGTCCGAGTACATGGAGCGCCATACCGTGTCTCGGTTGATCGGTGCGCCGCCCGGCTATGTCGGTTTCGATCAGGGCGGGTTGCTGACCGAGGCCATTACCAAGCAGCCTCATTGCGTGCTGCTGCTCGATGAGATCGAGAAGGCGCACCCCGAGGTATTCAATCTGCTGCTGCAGGTCATGGATCACGGCACTCTGACGGACAACAACGGCCGCAAGGCTGATTTCCGCAACGTGATTCTGATCATGACCACGAACGCTGGCGCGGAGACCGCTGCCCGGGCTTCGATTGGCTTCACTCATCAGGATCACGCCTCGGATGCCATGGAGGTGATCAAGAAGAGCTTCACGCCTGAGTTCCGCAATCGCCTGGATACGATCATCCAGTTCGGTCGTCTGAGCCATGAAGTCATCAAGAGCATCGTCGACAAGTTTCTCATCGAGCTGCAGACGCAGCTTGAGGACAAGCATGTCACGCTCGAAGTGTCGGATGCGGCCCGTGGCTGGTTGGCCGAGCGTGGCTATGACCCTCAGATGGGCGCGCGACCAATGGCTCGTTTGATTCAGGATAAGATCAAGCGACCGCTGGCCGAGGAGATTCTGTTTGGGGAGTTGGCCGAGCATGGCGGCGTGGTGCACATCGATATTCGCGACGGTGAACCCTTCTTCGAGTTCGAGACGTCAGCCGAACTGGCATAG
- the ftsK gene encoding DNA translocase FtsK produces the protein MKNTSSTAPASVWRQQLHYRLKEGALIALGALCAYLWMALLTYDPADPGWTHTSNVQQVQNAAGRAGAWFADVLFMALGYFAFLFPLLLGIKTWQVFRARHQPWTWNGWLFSWRLIGLVFLILSGSALAYIHFQFANNLPASAGGALGESLGQLAEAALNVQGSTLLLLAFFLFGLTVFTDLSWFKVMDLTGKITLDLIELIQSLFSRWWSARNERKQLVAQLREADDVVNEVAGSLPDRRERAKVKERLLEREESLSKHMSEREKRPAPVIPPVAPPKPVEQSKRVLKEKQANLFVDPLIEGSVPPLSLLDVAEKQQKQYSPESLEAMSRLLEIKLKEFGVEVIVESVHPGPVITRFEIQPAAGVKVSRISNLAKDLARSLAVISVRVVEVIPGKTTVGIEIPNEDRQIVRFSEVLSSAPYDDAKSPVTIALGHDIGGKPVIADLAKMPHLLVAGTTGSGKSVGVNAMILSILFKSTPEDARLIMIDPKMLELSIYEGIPHLLCPVVTDMKEAANALRWSVAEMERRYKLMAAMGVRNLAGFNRKVKEAEEAGTPLTDPLYRRESMEDEAPLLKKLPTIVVVVDEFADMMMIVGKKVEELIARIAQKARAAGIHLILATQRPSVDVITGLIKANIPTRMAFQVSSKIDSRTILDQGGAEQLLGHGDMLYLPPGTGLPIRVHGAFVSDDEVHRVVEAWKARGAPDYIEEILAGAEESGSGFDGGSGEGGGSEGSEEDPLYDEAVRFVTESRRASISAVQRKLKIGYNRAARMIEAMEMAGVVTSMNTNGSREVLAPPPIRD, from the coding sequence TTGAAGAATACCTCCTCTACCGCGCCGGCTTCCGTCTGGCGACAGCAATTGCATTACCGTCTCAAAGAGGGTGCCTTGATCGCGCTCGGAGCGCTGTGCGCGTACCTCTGGATGGCATTGCTGACCTACGACCCGGCCGATCCGGGCTGGACGCACACCAGCAACGTCCAGCAAGTCCAGAACGCCGCCGGCCGCGCCGGGGCCTGGTTCGCCGATGTGCTGTTCATGGCCCTCGGTTATTTTGCCTTCCTGTTTCCGTTGTTACTGGGCATCAAGACCTGGCAGGTGTTCCGTGCGCGGCACCAACCCTGGACCTGGAACGGCTGGCTGTTTTCCTGGCGGTTGATCGGGCTCGTATTCCTGATTCTTTCAGGCTCTGCGCTGGCTTATATTCACTTCCAGTTCGCCAATAATCTGCCTGCGTCGGCGGGTGGGGCATTGGGCGAAAGTCTTGGGCAGCTCGCCGAGGCGGCGCTCAATGTTCAGGGCAGCACCTTGTTGTTGCTGGCTTTCTTCCTGTTTGGTCTCACGGTATTTACCGATCTTTCCTGGTTCAAGGTAATGGACCTGACCGGCAAGATCACCCTCGATCTCATCGAGCTGATCCAGAGCCTGTTCAGCCGCTGGTGGTCCGCTCGTAACGAACGTAAGCAGCTCGTTGCGCAGCTGCGTGAAGCCGATGACGTGGTCAACGAAGTAGCCGGCTCACTCCCCGATCGTCGTGAACGCGCCAAGGTGAAGGAGCGCCTGCTCGAGCGGGAAGAGTCGCTGAGCAAGCACATGAGCGAGCGCGAAAAGCGTCCGGCGCCGGTGATCCCGCCAGTTGCACCGCCGAAGCCGGTCGAGCAGAGCAAGCGCGTCCTGAAGGAAAAACAGGCCAATCTCTTCGTCGACCCGCTGATCGAGGGCAGCGTGCCACCGCTGTCGCTGCTGGATGTCGCTGAAAAACAGCAGAAGCAGTACTCGCCCGAATCGCTGGAAGCCATGTCGCGGCTGCTGGAGATCAAACTGAAGGAGTTCGGCGTCGAGGTCATCGTCGAGTCGGTTCATCCGGGCCCGGTCATCACCCGTTTCGAGATTCAGCCAGCGGCCGGGGTCAAGGTCAGCCGGATCTCCAACCTGGCCAAGGACCTCGCACGTTCACTGGCGGTGATCAGTGTGCGCGTGGTCGAGGTGATTCCCGGCAAAACCACCGTGGGCATCGAGATTCCCAACGAGGACCGCCAGATCGTACGGTTCTCCGAAGTACTGTCCTCCGCTCCCTATGACGACGCCAAGTCGCCGGTCACCATCGCGCTCGGCCACGATATCGGCGGCAAACCGGTGATTGCCGACCTGGCGAAGATGCCCCACCTGCTGGTCGCCGGTACCACCGGTTCGGGTAAGTCGGTCGGCGTGAACGCGATGATCCTGTCGATATTGTTCAAGTCCACGCCGGAAGACGCACGGCTGATCATGATCGACCCGAAGATGCTCGAACTGTCTATCTACGAAGGCATCCCGCATCTGCTGTGCCCGGTCGTAACCGATATGAAGGAGGCGGCCAACGCGCTGCGCTGGAGCGTCGCCGAGATGGAGCGTCGCTACAAGTTGATGGCGGCCATGGGCGTGCGCAACCTGGCCGGCTTCAACCGCAAGGTGAAAGAGGCGGAGGAGGCCGGTACGCCGCTCACCGATCCGCTGTATCGCCGCGAGAGCATGGAAGATGAGGCGCCACTGCTGAAGAAGCTGCCGACGATCGTCGTGGTGGTAGACGAGTTCGCCGACATGATGATGATCGTCGGCAAGAAGGTCGAAGAACTTATCGCGCGTATCGCACAGAAGGCGCGGGCAGCGGGCATCCATTTGATCCTCGCGACCCAGCGCCCCTCGGTGGACGTGATCACCGGCCTGATCAAGGCGAACATCCCGACTCGCATGGCATTCCAGGTCTCGAGCAAGATCGACTCACGCACCATCCTCGACCAGGGCGGCGCCGAACAGCTGCTCGGCCACGGCGACATGCTCTATCTCCCGCCGGGCACCGGATTGCCGATTCGCGTACACGGCGCCTTCGTATCCGACGATGAGGTCCATCGCGTAGTGGAAGCCTGGAAAGCCCGCGGTGCACCTGACTACATCGAGGAAATCCTCGCAGGGGCCGAAGAGTCCGGCAGTGGTTTCGACGGCGGCAGCGGTGAAGGTGGTGGCAGCGAAGGCAGCGAGGAAGATCCGCTATACGATGAGGCCGTGCGCTTCGTTACCGAAAGCCGTCGCGCCTCCATATCCGCGGTGCAGCGTAAGCTCAAGATCGGCTACAACCGCGCGGCTCGAATGATCGAGGCCATGGAAATGGCAGGTGTCGTCACCTCAATGAATACCAATGGCTCGCGCGAAGTGCTCGCGCCGCCTCCCATCCGCGATTAG
- the lolA gene encoding outer membrane lipoprotein chaperone LolA: MQLIRTLFASALLFTFVPAHADQAASVQRLTGLLQKAETLTGRFSQLSLDGTGTQLQETSGEMALKRPGQFRWHTDAPMEQLLVSNGKKVWLYDPDLEQVTIQTLDQRLTHTPALLLSGDVSAINENFEVSHQEAGEVVDFTLKPKAKDTLFDSLRLSFRGGVINDMQMVDGVGQRTNILFQGVKLNQPLKADLFTFEIPKGADVISE; the protein is encoded by the coding sequence ATGCAATTGATTCGCACGCTGTTTGCATCTGCGCTGCTGTTTACCTTTGTTCCCGCTCACGCCGACCAGGCCGCTTCGGTACAGCGCCTTACCGGTCTGTTACAGAAAGCCGAGACCCTGACCGGCCGTTTTTCCCAGCTGTCACTCGACGGCACCGGGACTCAACTCCAGGAAACATCCGGCGAGATGGCCCTGAAGCGCCCGGGGCAGTTTCGCTGGCACACCGACGCACCGATGGAGCAACTGCTGGTTTCCAATGGCAAGAAAGTCTGGCTGTACGACCCGGACCTGGAGCAGGTGACCATCCAGACCCTCGATCAACGACTGACACATACGCCGGCTCTCTTGCTCTCAGGGGACGTGTCGGCGATCAACGAGAACTTCGAGGTGTCGCACCAGGAAGCGGGCGAGGTGGTCGATTTCACGCTCAAACCCAAAGCCAAAGACACGTTGTTCGATAGCCTGCGCTTGTCCTTTCGCGGTGGCGTGATCAATGACATGCAGATGGTCGACGGCGTGGGCCAGCGCACCAACATCTTGTTTCAGGGCGTCAAATTGAACCAGCCGCTCAAGGCCGACCTGTTCACTTTCGAGATTCCCAAGGGCGCCGACGTCATCTCCGAATGA
- the trxB gene encoding thioredoxin-disulfide reductase, whose protein sequence is MNEVKHSRLIILGSGPAGYTAAVYAARANLKPLMITGIQPGGQLTTTTEVDNWPGDVEGLTGPALMERMQKHAERFDTEVVFDHIHTAELQQRPFVLKGDSATYSCDALIIATGASAQYLGLPSEEAFAGRGVSACATCDGFFYRNQVVAVIGGGNTAVEEALYLSNIAKEVHLIHRRDKLRSEKILQDKLMEKATNGNIRLHWNHTLEEVLGDASGVTGVRLKSTLSGEEQKLELAGVFIAIGHKPNTDLFQGQLDMRDGYLKVKGGSEGDATCTTIPGVFAAGDVADHVYRQAITSAGAGCMAALDAEKYLDQ, encoded by the coding sequence ATGAATGAAGTCAAGCATTCACGTCTGATCATCCTCGGCTCAGGCCCGGCCGGTTATACCGCCGCGGTGTACGCCGCCCGCGCCAATCTGAAACCGCTGATGATCACCGGTATCCAGCCTGGCGGCCAGCTCACCACCACTACCGAAGTGGATAACTGGCCGGGCGATGTCGAGGGTCTCACCGGCCCGGCACTGATGGAACGGATGCAGAAACACGCGGAACGCTTCGATACCGAAGTGGTGTTCGACCATATTCATACCGCCGAGCTGCAGCAGCGCCCGTTCGTCCTGAAGGGCGACAGCGCCACCTACAGCTGCGACGCCCTAATCATCGCCACCGGCGCCTCGGCCCAGTATCTCGGCCTGCCATCGGAAGAGGCGTTCGCCGGGCGCGGCGTATCGGCCTGCGCCACCTGCGACGGCTTCTTCTATCGCAACCAGGTGGTAGCCGTGATCGGCGGCGGCAATACGGCTGTCGAGGAAGCGCTGTACCTGTCGAACATCGCCAAGGAAGTGCACCTGATCCATCGTCGCGACAAGCTGCGCTCGGAGAAGATTCTCCAGGACAAGCTCATGGAAAAGGCGACCAACGGCAACATTCGCCTGCATTGGAACCATACCCTGGAAGAAGTGCTGGGCGATGCCAGTGGCGTCACCGGTGTTCGCCTGAAAAGCACCCTGTCGGGTGAAGAGCAGAAGCTCGAGCTGGCGGGCGTCTTCATCGCCATCGGCCACAAGCCCAACACCGACCTGTTCCAGGGCCAACTCGACATGCGAGATGGCTACCTCAAGGTCAAGGGCGGCAGCGAGGGCGACGCCACCTGCACGACTATACCGGGCGTATTCGCGGCAGGCGACGTGGCCGATCACGTCTATCGTCAAGCCATTACATCCGCTGGTGCCGGCTGCATGGCCGCACTCGATGCGGAAAAGTACCTGGACCAGTAA
- the aat gene encoding leucyl/phenylalanyl-tRNA--protein transferase, whose protein sequence is MLTWLQRDELSFPPLETAMREPNGLLAAGGDLSPERLLAAYRHGCFPWYQEGQPLLWWSPDPRTVLYPEELHVSRSLAKKLRQGVFDVTFDRAFRDVIEGCAAPRDYADGTWITTPMQNAYIKLHQLGVAHSVEVWQDGQLVGGLYGLAMGRLFFGESMFSRTTDASKVGFVTLVERLRDWDFKLIDCQMPTQHLASFGARTIPRRIFAEALAKHLDEPGPARWEP, encoded by the coding sequence ATGCTGACCTGGCTGCAGCGCGACGAGCTGTCGTTTCCCCCTTTGGAGACGGCGATGCGTGAACCCAACGGGCTACTCGCGGCCGGCGGCGACTTGTCGCCCGAGCGCTTGCTGGCTGCCTACCGTCATGGCTGCTTTCCCTGGTATCAGGAGGGGCAGCCGCTGCTGTGGTGGTCCCCCGACCCACGCACAGTGCTCTACCCTGAGGAACTGCATGTTTCGCGCAGCCTAGCCAAAAAACTGCGCCAGGGCGTATTCGACGTTACGTTCGATCGTGCATTCCGAGACGTCATAGAAGGCTGCGCCGCACCACGCGACTATGCCGACGGAACCTGGATCACGACACCGATGCAGAACGCCTACATCAAACTGCATCAGCTTGGCGTCGCGCACTCGGTTGAAGTCTGGCAAGACGGACAGCTGGTCGGGGGCCTCTATGGCCTCGCCATGGGTCGGCTATTCTTCGGTGAATCGATGTTCAGTCGCACGACCGATGCGTCCAAGGTGGGTTTCGTGACATTAGTGGAACGTCTCCGAGACTGGGATTTCAAATTGATTGACTGCCAGATGCCGACGCAACACCTGGCCAGTTTCGGCGCGCGAACAATCCCCCGCCGGATCTTCGCCGAAGCGCTCGCAAAGCACCTGGATGAACCCGGTCCAGCCCGATGGGAGCCCTAG
- a CDS encoding arginyltransferase — protein MTSLARLKFYATQPHACSYLPDEQATTLFLDPSQPMDVQVYAELSEMGFRRSGDHLYRPHCQRCTACIPARIPAEGLQLNRQQRRILKRNADLTVTNVRPSFTEEYYSLYATYIEQRHADGDMYPPSRDQFHTFLVRDLPFSRFYEFRLEGRLLALAVTDVLPNGLSAVYTFYDPNEERRSLGRFAILWQVGEAARLGLKAIYLGYWIKNCRKMNYKTEYRPIELLVNQRWITLS, from the coding sequence ATGACTTCATTGGCTCGTCTCAAGTTCTACGCGACCCAGCCTCATGCGTGCAGTTATCTGCCCGACGAACAGGCCACGACGCTCTTCCTCGACCCCAGCCAGCCGATGGACGTGCAGGTGTACGCCGAGCTGTCTGAAATGGGATTTCGCCGTAGCGGCGACCACCTTTATCGTCCGCACTGCCAACGCTGCACCGCCTGCATCCCCGCTCGCATACCCGCTGAAGGGCTACAGCTCAATCGCCAGCAGAGACGCATCCTCAAGCGCAACGCCGATCTGACCGTCACCAACGTTCGCCCCTCGTTCACCGAAGAGTACTATTCGCTCTACGCCACGTATATTGAGCAACGCCACGCGGACGGCGACATGTACCCGCCGAGCCGAGACCAGTTCCATACCTTTTTGGTACGCGACCTTCCCTTTTCCCGTTTCTACGAGTTCCGCCTGGAAGGACGGTTGCTCGCCTTGGCGGTTACCGATGTGCTGCCCAACGGGTTGTCCGCGGTGTACACCTTCTATGACCCGAACGAAGAGCGCCGAAGCCTCGGCCGCTTCGCCATCCTGTGGCAGGTCGGCGAGGCGGCGCGGCTCGGGCTGAAGGCAATCTATCTGGGTTACTGGATCAAGAATTGCCGCAAGATGAATTACAAAACCGAGTATCGCCCCATCGAACTGCTGGTCAACCAGCGCTGGATTACTCTGAGCTGA
- the clpS gene encoding ATP-dependent Clp protease adapter ClpS → MRASPEIRLIFNHDRPKPLDDDSTGLAVEEAKPLLKAPPMFKVVMFNDDYTPMDFVVEVLEGIFNHNRELATKIMLAVHTEGRAVCGVYTRDVAETKAMQVNQYARECQHPLLCEIEKDG, encoded by the coding sequence ATGCGTGCATCTCCAGAGATTCGACTAATATTCAATCATGATCGTCCCAAACCGCTGGACGACGACTCCACCGGCCTAGCTGTCGAGGAGGCCAAACCGCTGCTGAAGGCACCACCGATGTTCAAAGTTGTCATGTTCAATGATGACTACACGCCGATGGATTTCGTCGTGGAGGTGCTTGAGGGAATTTTCAATCACAATCGGGAGCTCGCCACCAAGATCATGCTGGCGGTTCATACCGAAGGGCGGGCCGTTTGTGGCGTCTACACAAGAGACGTTGCTGAAACCAAAGCGATGCAGGTCAATCAATATGCAAGGGAGTGCCAGCATCCGTTGCTTTGTGAGATCGAGAAGGACGGTTAA